A single Cucumis melo cultivar AY chromosome 4, USDA_Cmelo_AY_1.0, whole genome shotgun sequence DNA region contains:
- the LOC103486602 gene encoding protein SELF-PRUNING: protein MARSSVMSSEPLVVGRVIGDVLDSFTQSMKMSVFYSNNKQVFNGHEFFPSAVAAKPRAEIHGGDLRSFFTLIMTDPDVPGPSDPYLREHLHWIVTDIPGTTDATFGREVVSYETPRPNIGIHRFVFVLFKQKRRQSVNPPSSRDHFNTRAFAVDNDLGLPVAAVYFNAQRETAARRR, encoded by the exons ATGGCAAGATCATCAGTAATGTCATCAGAACCTCTTGTTGTTGGTAGAGTGATTGGTGATGTTCTTGATTCCTTCACACAAAGCATGAAGATGAGTGTTTTTTATAGCAATAACAAACAAGTTTTCAATGGCCATGAGTTCTTTCCTTCTGCTGTTGCTGCTAAACCTAGGGCTGAAATCCATGGTGGTGACTTGAGATCTTTCTTCACTCTG aTTATGACTGACCCAGATGTTCCTGGGCCAAGTGATCCTTATTTAAGGGAGCATTTACACTG GATCGTGACGGATATCCCTGGGACAACAGACGCCACATTCG GTAGGGAGGTAGTGAGCTACGAGACTCCAAGGCCAAACATAGGAATCCACAGGTTTGTTTTTGTTCTATTCAAACAAAAGAGAAGACAATCAGTGAATCCACCCTCTTCAAGGGACCATTTCAACACCCGAGCATTCGCCGTCGACAACGACCTCGGTCTCCCCGTCGCTGCCGTCTACTTCAATGCCCAAAGAGAAACTGCTGCAAGACGACGTTAA
- the LOC103486599 gene encoding uncharacterized protein LOC103486599, producing MGTVKKEFAVPPVVFPSGGNPNIQQRRGVATAPFQPPRQTGSSIPFMSFDIGSAAAASTSSGSIYGGPIGGGSIPGGANFEDEEPLLDELGIHPDQIWKKTKSILNPFRVKPDVHKDSDLSGPILLYMFFGLFQLLAGKIQFGVILGWIVVSSIFLYVVFNMLAGRNGNLNLHTCTSVVGYCMLPVVVLSAVSLFLPQAGLLRFAVAGVFVLWATRICTSLMVSLADGGDEHRGLIAYACFLIFTLFSLLVIF from the coding sequence ATGGGGACGGTGAAGAAGGAGTTCGCTGTTCCGCCAGTGGTTTTTCCCTCTGGCGGTAACCCCAATATTCAACAACGGCGGGGTGTGGCGACGGCGCCGTTTCAGCCTCCTCGGCAGACTGGCTCCAGCATTCCGTTTATGTCATTTGATATCGGATCCGCCGCTGCTGCTTCCACATCCTCAGGCAGTATCTATGGTGGTCCTATCGGTGGTGGGTCTATCCCTGGTGGTGCTAATTTCGAAGACGAAGAACCCCTTCTCGATGAACTCGGGATCCACCCGGATCAAATCTGGAAGAAAACAAAGTCGATCTTGAATCCGTTCCGGGTCAAACCTGATGTGCACAAGGACTCGGACTTGTCTGGACCGATTCTCTTATATATGTTCTTTGGTCTCTTCCAGTTGCTTGCCGGTAAGATCCAATTCGGCGTGATACTGGGATGGATCgtggtttcttccatttttctgtATGTTGTGTTCAATATGTTGGCCGGGCGGAATGGTAATTTGAATCTTCACACGTGTACTAGCGTGGTTGGGTACTGTATGTTGCCTGTCGTGGTTTTGTCggctgtgtctttgtttctgcCGCAAGCCGGTCTATTGAGATTCGCAGTTGCTGGAGTTTTTGTGCTGTGGGCGACGAGGATCTGTACGAGTCTTATGGTTTCTCTTGCTGATGGTGGGGATGAGCACCGTGGCTTGATAGCGTATGCTTGTTTTTTGATTTTTACTCTGTTTTCGCTGTTAGTTATATTTTAG
- the LOC103486597 gene encoding protein LITTLE ZIPPER 4, protein MERLNSELYLQNCYIMKENERLRKKAQLLNQENQALLSELKQKLSKGNSKANASKSIPDLNLSSANPSNSSN, encoded by the coding sequence ATGGAGAGGCTAAACTCAGAGTTGTACTTGCAAAACTGTTACATAATGAAGGAAAATGAGAGATTGAGGAAGAAGGCCCAACTTTTGAACCAAGAAAATCAAGCTCTTCTTTCAGAACTGAAGCAGAAATTATCGAAAGGAAATTCAAAAGCCAATGCTTCAAAATCAATTCCTGATCTTAATCTTTCCTCCGCAAATCCTTCTAATTCTTCCAATTGA
- the LOC103486598 gene encoding CAAX prenyl protease 2 isoform X1: MEEEDCLISKAVAVTACTAMALFYVAILYAPALLLRLPPPPSLQVYMIRRFLCAFISTAVSIFVCALILPIKKMELSLLLAAYGVRADHIWQAVFFPLSLTSFMYVGSMVLKSLLLVDSWREHMNHGGDSLLNCARMLWTRVLDWGLSTVSNILAWRNYVVAPLTEELVFRACMIPILLSGGFKPITVIFLCPILFSLAHLNHFMEYYSKQNNNLTKAVMVVGLQLGYTVVFGSYASFLFVRTGHLLAPLVAHVFCNFMGLPALFSRGRGVVSLAFLVGMVGFLWLLFPMTSPHLFNERTNNCRCWQGYCSWT, encoded by the exons ATGGAGGAGGAAGATTGTTTGATCTCCAAAGCAGTGGCAGTGACGGCCTGCACTGCTATGGCTCTGTTCTACGTTGCCATTCTCTATGCTCCTGCTTTGTTACTTCGTCTACCACCTCCTCCTTCTCTTCAAGTTTACATGATTCGACGGTTCCTGTGCGCCTTCATTTCCACCGCCGTTTCGATCTTCGTCTGCGCTCTAATCCTTCCT ATAAAGAAAATGGAGTTATCACTGTTATTGGCAGCTTATGGTGTCCGAGCAGATCATATT TGGCAAGCTGTGTTCTTTCCTCTTTCATTGACTTCTTTTATGTACGTTGGATCAATGGTCTTAAAGTCTTTGTTATTGGTGGATTCATGGAGAGAACATATGAATCATGGAGGAGACTCCCTTTTGAACTGTGCCAGAATGTTGTGGACAAGAGTTCTTGATTGGGGGCTGTCAACTGTCTCAAATATTTTAGCTTGGAGAAATTATGTTGTG GCTCCACTAACTGAGGAGTTGGTGTTTAGAGCGTGCATGATACCAATTCTTCTATCTGGGGGATTTAAGCCGATCACTGTGATATTTCTCTGCCCCATTCTTTTCAGTCTGG CGCATTTAAACCACTTTATGGAGTACTATAGCAAGCAGAACAATAACCTAACCAAAGCGGTTATGGTTGTAG GTCTCCAGCTTGGGTATACTGTGGTATTTGGATCATACGCGAGTTTTCTCTTTGTGCGAACTG GCCATCTTCTTGCTCCATTAGTTGCTCACGTTTTTTGCAACTTTATGGGCTTACCTGCTCTTTTTTCTCGAGGAAGAG GGGTGGTGAGTCTGGCATTTCTAGTTGGAATGGTGGGATTCCTATGGCTTCTTTTTCCCATGACAAGTCCACATTTGTTTAATGAGAGAACAAATAACTGCAGATGTTGGCAAGGATATTGTTCTTGGACCTAG
- the LOC103486598 gene encoding CAAX prenyl protease 2 isoform X2 translates to MEEEDCLISKAVAVTACTAMALFYVAILYAPALLLRLPPPPSLQVYMIRRFLCAFISTAVSIFVCALILPIKKMELSLLLAAYGVRADHIWQAVFFPLSLTSFMYVGSMVLKSLLLVDSWREHMNHGGDSLLNCARMLWTRVLDWGLSTVSNILAWRNYVVAPLTEELVFRACMIPILLSGGFKPITVIFLCPILFSLAHLNHFMEYYSKQNNNLTKAVMVVGLQLGYTVVFGSYASFLFVRTVFCRPSSCSISCSRFLQLYGLTCSFFSRKRGGESGISSWNGGIPMASFSHDKSTFV, encoded by the exons ATGGAGGAGGAAGATTGTTTGATCTCCAAAGCAGTGGCAGTGACGGCCTGCACTGCTATGGCTCTGTTCTACGTTGCCATTCTCTATGCTCCTGCTTTGTTACTTCGTCTACCACCTCCTCCTTCTCTTCAAGTTTACATGATTCGACGGTTCCTGTGCGCCTTCATTTCCACCGCCGTTTCGATCTTCGTCTGCGCTCTAATCCTTCCT ATAAAGAAAATGGAGTTATCACTGTTATTGGCAGCTTATGGTGTCCGAGCAGATCATATT TGGCAAGCTGTGTTCTTTCCTCTTTCATTGACTTCTTTTATGTACGTTGGATCAATGGTCTTAAAGTCTTTGTTATTGGTGGATTCATGGAGAGAACATATGAATCATGGAGGAGACTCCCTTTTGAACTGTGCCAGAATGTTGTGGACAAGAGTTCTTGATTGGGGGCTGTCAACTGTCTCAAATATTTTAGCTTGGAGAAATTATGTTGTG GCTCCACTAACTGAGGAGTTGGTGTTTAGAGCGTGCATGATACCAATTCTTCTATCTGGGGGATTTAAGCCGATCACTGTGATATTTCTCTGCCCCATTCTTTTCAGTCTGG CGCATTTAAACCACTTTATGGAGTACTATAGCAAGCAGAACAATAACCTAACCAAAGCGGTTATGGTTGTAG GTCTCCAGCTTGGGTATACTGTGGTATTTGGATCATACGCGAGTTTTCTCTTTGTGCGAACTG TTTTTTGCAGGCCATCTTCTTGCTCCATTAGTTGCTCACGTTTTTTGCAACTTTATGGGCTTACCTGCTCTTTTTTCTCGAGGAAGAG GGGTGGTGAGTCTGGCATTTCTAGTTGGAATGGTGGGATTCCTATGGCTTCTTTTTCCCATGACAAGTCCACATTTGTTTAA
- the LOC103486603 gene encoding uncharacterized protein LOC103486603: MTGGGNRKVSAASVSGGVHTRMKSKQSNSLRLSLGVFGKLLGLLLLGISAWFYQLIQPPPPKICGSPGGPPITAPRIKLRDGRHLAYKEHGVPKDKAKYKIVSVHGFDSCRHDTAAARALSPELFEGLGIYIVSFDRPGYGESDPNPKRTVKSAAMDIEELVDQLALGTKFYVIGGSMGGLIVWSCLKYIPNRLAGAVLIAPVINYWWSGLPANLSNEAFKWKPLQDQWALSVAHYTPWLTYWWNTQKWFPASSIIAHNPDVLSPADKNLIPKLSFRHEYTAQIRQQGEYESLHQDLNVGFSSWEFSPLDLKNPFPHNNGSIHIWQGDDDRVVSPKLQRYIAEKLPWIRYHEVSGAGHLFSYADNVYDSVITALLLEEK, translated from the exons ATGACCGGAGGAGGAAACAGGAAGGTATCGGCGGCATCTGTTAGCGGAGGAGTTCATACGAGGATGAAATCAAAGCAGAGCAACTCTTTGCGGCTTTCCCTAG GAGTATTCGGAAAACTGCTGGGGCTTCTCCTTTTGGGAATTTCAGCATGGTTCTATCAGTTGATTCAACCTCCTCCTCCGAAGATATGTGGCTCCCCTGGTGGCCCTCCCATTACAGCACCAAGAATAAAGCTCAGAGATGGAAGGCATTTAGCTTACAAAGAGCATGGTGTGCCAAAAGACAAAGCCAAGTACAAAATTGTCTCAGTCCATGGCTTTGATTCTTGCAGACATGACACTGCAGCTGCCCGAGCCCTTTCTCCG GAACTTTTTGAAGGCTTGGGAATCTACATTGTGTCTTTTGATAGACCTGGTTATGGAGAGAGTGATCCCAACCCGAAGAGGACGGTGAAGAGTGCGGCTATGGACATAGAAGAACTTGTAGACCAATTGGCACTTGGAACCAAATTCTATGTTATTGGAGGTTCCATGGGTGGGCTAATAGTTTGGAGCTGTCTGAAGTACATACCAAACAG GCTGGCGGGGGCAGTACTAATAGCTCCAGTTATCAACTATTGGTGGTCAGGTCTTCCTGCAAATTTATCTAACGAGGCTTTCAAATGGAAACCATTGCAAGACCAGTGGGCTCTAAGTGTTGCTCACTATACTCCTTGGCTTACATACTGGTGGAACACACAGAAATGGTTTCCTGCTTCAAGTATTATCGCTCACAATCCTGACGTTCTTTCGCCTGCCGACAAAAATCTCATTCCTAAGCTCTCATTTAGACATGAGTATACG GCTCAGATTAGACAACAAGGTGAATATGAATCCCTCCATCAGGATCTAAATGTTGGATTCAGCAGCTGGGAGTTCAGTCCTCTGGACCTAAAAAATCCATTCCCTCACAATAACGGGTCGATCCACATATGGCAGGGAGACGACGATAGGGTCGTGTCTCCTAAACTGCAACGTTACATTGCTGAAAAGCTCCCATGGATTCGCTACCACGAGGTATCAGGTGCTGGACACTTGTTCTCTTATGCTGATAATGTTTATGATTCTGTGATCACTGCTCTTTTACTTGAAGAGAAATGA